Proteins encoded in a region of the Streptomyces liliiviolaceus genome:
- a CDS encoding right-handed parallel beta-helix repeat-containing protein, whose amino-acid sequence MAQGTVQVTHTGTSRWRRRTGEYASLAAALEAAADGDVLTIAAGTYRENLVIERAVTLRGPEGSAGSVRIAPVDGVPLTVRASAVVQDLLVEGQDSAAPALLVEEGTPELMDIRIVTRSAAGVEVRGGARPTVRRCTVDNPAGVGISVLDGGGGVFEECEVVAAGQSGISVRGGAHPRLERCRVHHTAGAGLSVTGEQSALEAVGCEVYEVRGSGVQISARATAHLTDCDVHRTTSDGVTLDTDAVLTLADCRIHDIPENAVDLRSRSVLTMTRSTVRRFGRNGLSVWDPGTRVDANQCEIHDSTGDYPAVWVSDGATVVLESCRVHDVPDALFVLDRGSRADVVDSDITQVRNTAVSVSDGATAQLDDCRIRDAATGAWFRDHGSGGTLSACTIDGTQTGVIVTKGADPTIERCTVTSPAEAGFYVSAGGRGSFHGCRVTGSGGYGFHVIDGCRATLKKCRTERCARGGYEFADAGGDQASGTGPLVEDCTSDESAHARPPAPEPAVQTAGQSSGLLGAIPGQRATEQEPLIAAAEPERPSRTSEAVLGELDLLVGLDSVKREVRALTDMIEVGRRRQQAGLKAASARRHLVFTGSPGTGKTTVARLYGEILASLGVLEKGHLVEVSRVDLVGEHIGSTAIRTQEAFDKARGGVLFIDEAYALSPEDSGRDFGREAIDTLVKLMEDHREAVVVIVAGYTAEMERFLSVNPGVASRFSRTITFNDYGSEELLRIVEQQADEHEYRLAPGADQALLKYFSAIPKGPAFGNGRTARQTFEAMVERHAGRVAQLAETSTDDLTLLYAEDLPELP is encoded by the coding sequence ATGGCACAGGGCACGGTCCAGGTGACGCACACCGGCACGTCGCGGTGGCGGCGCCGCACGGGTGAGTACGCATCCCTCGCCGCCGCCCTGGAGGCCGCGGCCGACGGTGACGTGCTCACCATCGCCGCCGGTACCTACCGGGAGAACCTCGTCATAGAGCGGGCGGTGACACTGCGCGGCCCCGAGGGATCGGCCGGTTCCGTGCGCATCGCGCCCGTCGACGGCGTGCCGCTGACCGTGCGGGCCTCCGCCGTGGTCCAGGACCTGCTCGTGGAGGGCCAGGACTCGGCCGCGCCCGCGCTGCTCGTCGAGGAAGGCACCCCGGAGCTCATGGACATCCGGATCGTCACCAGATCCGCGGCCGGCGTCGAGGTGCGCGGCGGCGCGCGCCCGACGGTGCGGCGGTGCACGGTGGACAATCCGGCCGGCGTCGGCATCTCCGTGCTCGACGGCGGGGGCGGGGTCTTCGAGGAGTGCGAGGTCGTGGCCGCCGGCCAGTCCGGCATCTCGGTGCGCGGCGGCGCCCATCCGCGGCTGGAGCGCTGCCGGGTGCACCACACGGCGGGCGCGGGCCTGTCGGTGACCGGCGAGCAGTCCGCCCTCGAAGCGGTGGGCTGCGAGGTCTACGAGGTCAGGGGCAGCGGCGTACAGATCTCCGCGCGGGCCACGGCGCACCTCACGGACTGCGATGTGCACCGCACGACGTCGGACGGTGTCACGCTCGACACGGACGCCGTGCTGACGCTCGCCGACTGCCGCATCCACGACATCCCGGAGAACGCGGTCGATCTGCGCTCCCGCTCGGTCCTCACGATGACGCGTTCCACCGTGCGCCGGTTCGGGCGCAACGGCCTGTCGGTCTGGGATCCCGGCACGCGCGTGGACGCCAACCAGTGCGAGATCCACGACAGTACGGGCGACTACCCCGCGGTGTGGGTCAGCGACGGCGCGACGGTCGTCCTCGAATCGTGCCGGGTGCACGACGTGCCGGACGCCCTGTTCGTGCTCGACCGCGGCTCGCGCGCCGACGTCGTCGACAGCGACATCACGCAGGTCCGCAACACCGCCGTGTCGGTGAGCGACGGCGCCACCGCGCAGCTCGACGACTGCCGCATCCGGGACGCGGCGACGGGTGCCTGGTTCCGCGACCACGGCAGCGGCGGGACACTCTCGGCCTGCACGATCGACGGCACGCAGACGGGCGTGATCGTCACCAAGGGCGCCGATCCCACGATCGAGCGGTGCACGGTCACCTCGCCGGCGGAGGCGGGTTTCTACGTGTCGGCCGGCGGTCGCGGCAGCTTCCACGGCTGCCGGGTGACGGGCAGCGGCGGGTACGGCTTCCATGTCATAGACGGCTGCCGCGCCACCCTGAAGAAGTGCCGCACGGAGCGCTGCGCGCGCGGTGGTTACGAGTTCGCCGACGCCGGGGGCGACCAGGCGTCCGGCACCGGGCCGCTGGTCGAGGACTGCACGAGCGACGAGAGCGCCCACGCGCGGCCCCCGGCCCCGGAACCCGCCGTACAGACCGCCGGGCAGTCCTCCGGCCTGCTGGGGGCCATCCCGGGCCAGCGGGCCACCGAGCAGGAGCCGCTGATCGCCGCCGCGGAGCCCGAGCGGCCCTCGCGCACCTCGGAGGCCGTGCTCGGCGAACTGGACCTGCTGGTGGGCCTGGACAGCGTCAAGCGCGAGGTGCGGGCCCTCACCGACATGATCGAGGTGGGCCGCCGGCGGCAGCAGGCGGGGCTCAAGGCCGCCTCCGCCCGCCGCCATCTCGTCTTCACCGGCTCCCCCGGCACCGGCAAGACGACGGTCGCCCGCCTGTACGGCGAGATCCTCGCCTCCCTCGGCGTCCTGGAGAAGGGGCATCTCGTCGAGGTGTCCCGCGTCGACCTGGTCGGCGAGCACATCGGTTCCACGGCGATCCGTACGCAGGAGGCGTTCGACAAGGCGCGCGGCGGTGTCCTGTTCATCGACGAGGCGTACGCGCTGTCGCCGGAGGACTCGGGGCGCGACTTCGGCCGCGAGGCGATCGACACGCTGGTGAAGCTGATGGAGGACCACCGGGAGGCCGTGGTCGTGATCGTCGCGGGCTACACGGCCGAGATGGAGCGCTTCCTGTCGGTCAACCCCGGTGTGGCGTCCCGTTTCTCACGGACCATCACCTTCAACGACTACGGCTCCGAGGAGCTGCTGCGGATCGTGGAGCAGCAGGCTGACGAGCACGAGTACCGACTGGCGCCGGGCGCCGACCAGGCGCTGCTCAAGTACTTCTCGGCGATCCCCAAGGGGCCCGCGTTCGGCAACGGCCGTACCGCGCGGCAGACCTTCGAGGCGATGGTCGAGCGGCACGCGGGGCGGGTCGCCCAGCTCGCCGAGACGAGCACGGACGACCTCACCCTGCTGTACGCGGAGGACCTGCCGGAACTCCCCTGA
- a CDS encoding glutamate racemase, with protein MKIALMDSGIGLLAAAAAVRRLRPDAELVLSSDPGSMPWGPRTPEDVTARALAVAEAAAAHRPDALIVACNTASVHALPALRARLEPGIPVIGTVPAIKPAAAGGGSFAIWATPATTGSPYQRGLIREFADGASVTEVPCPGLADAVEHADQPAIDAAIAAAAARTPADVTTVVLGCTHYELVAERIRAAVQRPGTAPLVLHGSAGAVAAQALRRTGEAAAPQAPDQGTLTVLLGGREGVLPATALTYDEGRLLQAVSPAR; from the coding sequence GTGAAGATCGCGCTCATGGACTCCGGAATCGGACTGCTTGCGGCGGCCGCCGCGGTACGTCGACTGCGCCCCGACGCGGAGCTCGTTCTCTCCTCGGACCCCGGCAGCATGCCGTGGGGGCCCCGTACGCCCGAGGACGTGACCGCGCGCGCCCTCGCCGTCGCGGAGGCCGCCGCCGCGCACCGGCCCGACGCCCTGATCGTCGCCTGCAACACCGCGTCCGTGCACGCCCTGCCCGCCCTGCGGGCCCGCCTGGAGCCGGGGATTCCCGTCATCGGCACGGTCCCCGCGATCAAGCCGGCCGCCGCGGGCGGCGGATCCTTCGCGATCTGGGCCACGCCCGCCACCACCGGCAGCCCCTACCAGCGAGGTCTCATCCGCGAGTTCGCCGACGGGGCGAGCGTCACCGAGGTGCCCTGCCCCGGCCTCGCGGACGCTGTCGAGCACGCCGACCAGCCGGCCATCGACGCCGCGATCGCGGCGGCCGCGGCGCGTACCCCCGCCGATGTGACGACCGTCGTCCTGGGCTGCACCCATTACGAACTGGTCGCCGAGCGCATCCGCGCGGCCGTGCAGCGGCCCGGCACGGCACCGCTCGTCCTGCACGGCTCGGCCGGCGCAGTGGCCGCCCAGGCGCTGCGCCGCACCGGTGAGGCGGCGGCCCCGCAGGCACCCGACCAGGGCACGCTCACGGTGCTCCTCGGCGGCCGGGAGGGCGTCCTGCCCGCCACCGCGCTGACGTACGACGAGGGCCGGCTGCTCCAGGCGGTCAGTCCCGCCCGCTGA
- a CDS encoding O-antigen ligase family protein translates to MTSATGPASAHDRRSASDATGVAVLGACAAWSLITAAVHGGRPEGVLLAVLAVAAGYAVGRICGELLPVAVPTAGAFAGLGLAVAAPHINPGSQATSPLGQTGATAALLTLSAGAACCAAWAARPPGLRLALRLLAAGIAVTAAVLGSTSGFVACLGVLLCSLAADRMRRRAVGLGGLALAVALVTGATWAAAEDVLPDGLTSALEGQLTQHRVLLWHDALDMAAREPGLGIGPGRFAELSPTVTQTLPPDGKPHSAPFQQAAEQGVLGMVLLAAVFGWVLYALWRSPRPTPVVLTAGAALAALAAIAAVGNALSFTTVTAGAGLLAGLATARPAPTVPTE, encoded by the coding sequence ATGACTTCGGCGACCGGTCCGGCGTCGGCGCACGACAGACGCAGCGCTTCGGACGCGACGGGTGTCGCGGTGCTCGGAGCGTGCGCCGCCTGGTCCCTGATCACCGCCGCGGTGCACGGCGGGCGGCCCGAGGGGGTCCTGCTCGCGGTGCTCGCCGTGGCCGCCGGCTACGCGGTGGGGCGGATCTGCGGCGAACTGCTGCCGGTCGCCGTGCCCACCGCGGGCGCGTTCGCCGGGCTCGGGCTCGCCGTGGCCGCGCCGCACATCAATCCGGGCAGCCAGGCGACCTCACCGCTCGGGCAGACCGGCGCGACCGCCGCGCTGCTCACCCTCTCCGCGGGCGCCGCGTGCTGTGCGGCCTGGGCGGCGCGCCCGCCGGGACTGCGGCTCGCCCTGCGGCTGCTGGCCGCAGGCATCGCGGTCACCGCGGCCGTCCTGGGATCGACGTCCGGCTTCGTCGCCTGCCTGGGAGTGCTGCTCTGCTCGCTCGCCGCCGACCGTATGCGCCGCCGCGCGGTGGGGCTCGGCGGTCTCGCGCTCGCCGTGGCCCTGGTGACCGGCGCGACCTGGGCCGCGGCCGAGGACGTACTGCCGGACGGTCTGACCTCGGCCCTGGAGGGACAGCTCACCCAGCACCGGGTACTGCTGTGGCACGACGCGCTCGACATGGCGGCCCGGGAACCGGGGCTGGGCATCGGCCCCGGACGCTTCGCGGAGCTGAGCCCGACCGTCACACAGACGCTGCCGCCCGACGGCAAACCCCACTCGGCGCCGTTCCAGCAGGCAGCCGAGCAGGGGGTCCTGGGCATGGTCCTGCTCGCCGCGGTGTTCGGCTGGGTCCTGTACGCCCTGTGGAGGTCACCGCGCCCCACTCCGGTCGTCCTCACCGCGGGCGCCGCCCTGGCGGCGCTGGCCGCGATCGCCGCGGTCGGCAACGCCCTGAGCTTCACGACGGTCACGGCGGGTGCGGGCCTGCTCGCGGGCCTGGCCACAGCGCGTCCCGCGCCGACCGTCCCCACGGAGTAG
- a CDS encoding Rv1733c family protein produces MRAIRGIWRWRHNPLRRTTDLFEAWLALGALVLILVAAPLVGVLVGGIAGDALQRSVREQRENHHPVVATVIRESDRTPLDPDPETASGRDSHNRVLARWTAPDGTAHRGTAMADLKAPERGDRFTVWTDQRGRIVGRPLDTATAATHAVLAGFGTAAACAGLVEGTRRLLVWRMVRRRYDRWDQAWSQAGPDWGRTGTGS; encoded by the coding sequence GTGCGGGCAATCCGGGGAATCTGGCGCTGGCGGCACAACCCGCTTCGGCGTACGACGGATCTGTTCGAGGCGTGGCTGGCGCTGGGGGCACTCGTGCTGATCCTCGTCGCCGCGCCCCTGGTCGGGGTGCTGGTCGGCGGTATCGCCGGGGACGCCCTCCAGCGGTCCGTGCGGGAGCAGCGGGAGAACCACCATCCGGTGGTCGCGACCGTGATCAGGGAATCGGATCGCACTCCGCTGGATCCCGACCCCGAGACGGCCTCCGGACGTGACTCCCACAACCGGGTGCTGGCCCGCTGGACCGCTCCGGACGGCACCGCGCACCGGGGCACGGCCATGGCGGACCTCAAGGCCCCCGAGCGCGGCGACCGCTTCACGGTGTGGACGGATCAGCGGGGCCGAATAGTGGGCAGGCCGCTGGACACCGCGACCGCCGCGACCCACGCCGTCCTCGCGGGCTTCGGCACGGCCGCCGCCTGCGCGGGTCTCGTCGAGGGCACCCGGCGTCTGCTGGTCTGGCGCATGGTGCGTCGCAGGTACGACCGCTGGGACCAGGCGTGGTCCCAGGCGGGGCCGGACTGGGGCAGGACGGGCACGGGCAGCTGA
- a CDS encoding glycosyltransferase, translated as MSALVWTAVGSLAAWLWLLLGQGFFWRTDLRLPPRGEPESWPSVCVVVPARDEAAVLSESLPSLLAQEYPGRAEVFLVDDGSSDGTGELARELGRRHGGLPLTVGSPGEPPAGWTGKLWAVRHGIGLARAREPEYLLLTDADIAHAPDSLRELVASAVTGDFDLVSQMARLRVESVWERLVVPAFVYFFAQLYPFRWIAGKGSRTAAAAGGCVLLRASAAERARIPDAIGQAVIDDVALARAVKGSGGHIWLGLAERVDSVRPYPRLHDLWRMVSRSAYAQLRHNPLLLAGTVAGLAVVYLVPPVALVVGLVTGAHPAAAAGGLAWLLMTATYLPMLRYYGQPLALGPLLPFTALMYLFMTVDSAVQHYRGRGAAWKGRTYARPDAAPGP; from the coding sequence GTGAGCGCCCTTGTGTGGACCGCTGTCGGATCGCTGGCCGCCTGGCTGTGGCTGCTGCTCGGCCAGGGCTTCTTCTGGCGTACGGACCTGCGGCTGCCGCCGCGCGGGGAGCCGGAGAGCTGGCCGTCCGTGTGTGTCGTCGTACCGGCGCGCGACGAGGCCGCCGTCCTGTCCGAGAGTCTGCCCTCGCTGCTGGCGCAGGAGTATCCGGGGCGGGCGGAGGTCTTCCTCGTCGACGACGGCAGTTCGGACGGCACCGGGGAGCTGGCCCGTGAGCTGGGCCGACGGCACGGCGGGCTGCCGCTGACCGTCGGCTCGCCCGGGGAGCCGCCCGCGGGCTGGACCGGCAAGCTCTGGGCGGTGCGGCACGGCATCGGCCTGGCACGCGCGCGTGAACCCGAATACCTGCTGCTCACGGACGCGGACATCGCCCATGCGCCGGACAGTCTGCGGGAGTTGGTGGCCTCGGCCGTGACCGGGGACTTCGATCTCGTCTCCCAGATGGCCCGGCTGCGCGTGGAGAGCGTCTGGGAGCGGCTCGTGGTGCCCGCCTTCGTGTACTTCTTCGCGCAGCTGTATCCGTTCCGGTGGATCGCCGGGAAGGGCTCGCGGACCGCCGCCGCGGCGGGCGGCTGTGTCCTGCTGCGTGCCTCCGCCGCCGAGCGGGCCCGGATCCCGGACGCCATCGGGCAGGCCGTCATCGACGACGTGGCGCTGGCGAGGGCCGTGAAGGGCTCCGGAGGGCACATCTGGCTCGGGCTCGCCGAGCGCGTGGACAGCGTGCGTCCCTATCCGCGGCTGCACGATCTGTGGCGGATGGTCTCGCGCAGCGCGTACGCCCAGCTGCGGCACAACCCGCTGCTGCTCGCCGGCACCGTGGCAGGTCTCGCCGTGGTGTATCTGGTGCCACCGGTGGCACTCGTCGTGGGTCTCGTGACGGGCGCCCACCCGGCGGCGGCGGCCGGCGGACTGGCGTGGCTGCTGATGACGGCGACGTATCTGCCGATGCTGCGCTACTACGGGCAGCCGCTCGCGCTCGGCCCGCTGCTGCCGTTCACGGCCCTGATGTACCTCTTCATGACGGTGGATTCCGCGGTGCAGCACTACAGGGGACGCGGCGCGGCCTGGAAGGGCCGCACCTACGCCCGTCCCGACGCGGCGCCCGGCCCCTGA
- a CDS encoding DUF6643 family protein: MTSPRSTYGGGYYSASFPDTPIYDSLVAERGTPQIAPIRVPAAYDTGSNLPALPSALPALPAAPSPQAPQYGYPQAQQPAPLQQAAAPYIPQQGGAPRGYPGPQAPQPQRPMNGGGTGYEAMRPAAPRPAPSAPRPAPAPYQDPYNNQQYRGY; this comes from the coding sequence ATGACCTCCCCCCGCTCCACCTATGGCGGCGGTTACTACTCCGCCTCCTTCCCGGACACCCCGATCTACGACTCCCTCGTGGCCGAACGGGGCACCCCGCAGATCGCCCCGATCCGGGTTCCCGCGGCGTACGACACGGGCAGCAACCTGCCCGCGCTTCCGTCGGCGCTGCCCGCTCTGCCCGCCGCGCCCTCTCCGCAGGCTCCCCAGTACGGCTACCCCCAGGCCCAGCAACCGGCTCCGCTGCAGCAGGCCGCGGCTCCGTACATCCCGCAGCAGGGCGGCGCGCCGCGCGGCTACCCGGGCCCCCAGGCGCCCCAGCCGCAGCGCCCGATGAACGGCGGCGGCACGGGCTACGAGGCGATGCGTCCGGCAGCGCCGCGGCCCGCCCCCTCGGCCCCGCGCCCCGCTCCGGCGCCGTACCAGGACCCGTACAACAACCAGCAGTACCGCGGTTACTGA
- a CDS encoding DeoR/GlpR family DNA-binding transcription regulator, whose product MSENQNLLAEQRRALILDEVRRRGGVRVNELTRKLGVSDMTVRRDLDALARQGVVEKVHGGAVPVVEASTHEPGFEAKSGLELTAKEDIARAAASLVAPGTAIALSGGTTTYALAHQLLDVPDLTVVTNSVRVADVFHSAQRTSGQRQGAATVVLTGGVRTPSDSLVGPVADQAIEALHFDVLFLGVHGISVEAGLSTPNLAEAETNRRLVQSARRVVVVADHTKWGTVGLSSFAALEQIDTLVTDDGLPAEARAEISEHLRRLVVAGEPEAEDEDAPDA is encoded by the coding sequence GTGAGCGAGAATCAGAACCTCCTCGCGGAGCAGCGGCGCGCTCTGATCCTGGACGAGGTGCGGCGGCGCGGTGGCGTCCGCGTGAACGAACTGACCAGGAAACTCGGCGTGTCCGACATGACGGTCCGTCGCGACCTGGACGCGCTCGCCAGGCAGGGCGTGGTGGAGAAGGTGCACGGCGGCGCCGTCCCGGTGGTCGAGGCGAGTACGCACGAGCCGGGTTTCGAGGCCAAGTCGGGGCTGGAGCTGACGGCCAAGGAGGACATCGCGCGGGCCGCCGCCTCGCTGGTGGCCCCGGGCACGGCGATCGCGCTGTCCGGCGGCACGACGACGTACGCGCTCGCCCATCAGCTGCTCGACGTGCCGGACCTGACGGTGGTGACCAACTCGGTGCGGGTGGCCGACGTCTTCCACTCGGCGCAGCGCACGTCGGGGCAGCGGCAGGGCGCGGCGACGGTCGTGCTGACGGGCGGGGTGCGCACACCCTCGGACTCGCTGGTGGGTCCCGTCGCGGATCAGGCCATCGAGGCCCTCCACTTCGATGTGCTCTTCCTCGGGGTGCACGGCATATCGGTCGAGGCGGGTCTGTCCACGCCGAACCTCGCGGAGGCCGAGACGAACCGGCGTCTCGTGCAGTCCGCGCGGCGTGTCGTCGTGGTCGCGGACCACACCAAGTGGGGCACGGTGGGGCTGAGTTCGTTCGCCGCGCTGGAACAGATCGACACGCTGGTGACGGACGACGGGCTGCCCGCCGAGGCGCGCGCGGAGATCTCCGAGCACCTGCGGCGCCTGGTGGTGGCGGGCGAACCGGAGGCCGAGGACGAGGACGCGCCGGACGCCTGA
- a CDS encoding MOSC domain-containing protein, with translation MSKPVLHSIHVYPLKAAAGYDPHEAVVEPWGPAGDRRWVLTDDKNRIITQRARPRMALVRAETLAGGAILVSAPGREPLTVPVPEPGGTTTVEIWNDKVEAVPAGVAADAWFSDFLGIAVRLAHLDDPATRRPVDPLFARPGETVSFADGYPLLVTTLASLDALNALIAQGDRPEEGPLPMDRFRPNIVVDGTAAWAEDGWSRIAVGEVVLRVAKMCGRCVVTTTDQKTAERGREPLRTLARHRRFGDKLVFGQNLVPESPGSVRVGDPVRILE, from the coding sequence ATGTCGAAGCCGGTACTGCACTCGATCCACGTCTACCCGCTGAAGGCGGCCGCGGGGTACGACCCGCACGAGGCCGTCGTGGAGCCATGGGGTCCGGCGGGCGACCGGCGCTGGGTGCTGACCGACGACAAGAACAGGATCATCACCCAACGCGCGCGACCGCGGATGGCGTTGGTCCGCGCAGAGACACTGGCCGGCGGCGCGATCCTGGTGTCCGCGCCCGGCCGGGAGCCACTGACCGTCCCCGTGCCCGAACCGGGCGGCACCACGACGGTGGAGATCTGGAACGACAAGGTGGAGGCGGTCCCCGCCGGGGTCGCGGCGGACGCCTGGTTCAGCGACTTCCTCGGCATCGCCGTGCGGCTCGCGCATCTCGACGACCCGGCCACCCGCAGACCCGTCGACCCGCTGTTCGCGCGGCCGGGCGAGACGGTCAGTTTCGCGGACGGCTACCCCCTGCTCGTCACCACGCTCGCCTCGCTCGACGCCCTGAACGCGCTGATCGCGCAGGGCGACCGGCCCGAGGAGGGCCCGCTCCCCATGGACCGCTTCCGGCCGAACATCGTGGTCGACGGCACCGCCGCCTGGGCCGAGGACGGCTGGTCGCGGATCGCCGTCGGCGAGGTCGTGCTGCGCGTCGCCAAGATGTGCGGGCGCTGTGTCGTGACCACCACCGACCAGAAGACGGCCGAGCGCGGCCGGGAGCCGCTGCGCACCCTCGCCCGCCACCGCCGTTTCGGCGACAAGCTGGTCTTCGGGCAGAATCTCGTACCGGAGTCCCCCGGTTCGGTCCGGGTGGGCGACCCGGTGCGGATCCTCGAATAG
- a CDS encoding TerD family protein → MSMPKGSNVPVPTTGLRVELGWRTGPGVPDADASALLLASGKVRSDRDFVFYNQPAHSSGAVRHEGKRNAGGQVNDTLFVDLARVEPGIETVVLAASSDGGTFGQVPGLYIRVLDAQAGTEVARFDSEGASVETAFVLGEFYRRQGAWKFRAVGQGYDSGLMGLATDFGITVDEPQQPAPPAPVAPPVTAAPPPAPVAPPVTAPRPMTPPLPAPPAPPAPPAAPVRLTKVTLTKDAPSVSLTKQGGTSGVMRVNLNWTVRKQFSGWQAKLGRAIAMHADLDLDLCALYELSDGSKGVVQALGNAFGALHQPPFIHLDGDDRTGASSSGENISVNLDHIRDFRRILIFVTIYEGARSFADLDASVTLQPLHGAPVDFSLGECTVPSTVCALALITNTGSDLVVQREARFLVPDRGVSPQRTVDYAYGWGMNWTPGRK, encoded by the coding sequence ATGTCAATGCCTAAAGGATCGAACGTTCCGGTGCCGACGACGGGACTCCGCGTCGAGCTGGGCTGGCGGACAGGTCCCGGAGTGCCCGACGCGGACGCCTCGGCGCTGCTGCTGGCGTCCGGGAAGGTCCGCTCCGACCGGGACTTCGTGTTCTACAACCAGCCGGCGCACTCCTCCGGCGCGGTGCGCCACGAGGGCAAGCGCAACGCCGGCGGCCAGGTGAACGACACCCTGTTCGTCGACCTCGCGCGCGTGGAGCCCGGAATCGAGACGGTGGTCCTCGCCGCCTCCTCGGACGGCGGCACGTTCGGGCAGGTCCCCGGGCTGTACATCCGGGTCCTCGACGCACAGGCGGGCACGGAGGTCGCGCGCTTCGACAGCGAGGGCGCGAGCGTCGAGACCGCGTTCGTGCTCGGCGAGTTCTACCGCAGACAGGGCGCCTGGAAGTTCCGTGCCGTCGGACAGGGTTACGACAGCGGACTCATGGGACTGGCCACGGACTTCGGGATCACCGTCGACGAGCCGCAGCAGCCGGCGCCGCCCGCCCCCGTGGCCCCGCCGGTCACGGCCGCCCCGCCGCCGGCCCCCGTCGCCCCGCCCGTCACGGCCCCCCGCCCGATGACACCGCCGCTGCCCGCCCCTCCGGCACCGCCCGCCCCGCCCGCGGCGCCCGTACGCCTGACCAAGGTCACGCTCACCAAGGACGCCCCGTCCGTCTCGCTGACCAAGCAGGGCGGCACCTCGGGTGTGATGCGCGTGAACCTCAACTGGACGGTGCGCAAGCAGTTCTCGGGCTGGCAGGCCAAACTGGGCCGGGCGATCGCCATGCACGCGGACCTCGACCTCGACCTGTGCGCCCTCTACGAACTCTCCGACGGAAGCAAGGGCGTCGTCCAGGCCCTGGGCAACGCGTTCGGAGCGCTGCACCAGCCCCCGTTCATCCACCTCGACGGCGACGACCGGACCGGCGCGTCGTCGAGCGGCGAGAACATCAGCGTCAACCTCGACCACATCCGGGACTTCCGCCGCATCCTCATCTTCGTGACCATCTACGAAGGGGCGCGTTCCTTCGCCGACCTGGACGCCTCGGTGACCCTCCAGCCGCTGCACGGCGCACCCGTCGACTTCTCGCTCGGCGAGTGCACGGTCCCCTCGACGGTGTGCGCGCTCGCCCTCATCACGAACACCGGCAGCGACCTCGTGGTCCAGCGCGAGGCGCGCTTCCTCGTCCCCGACCGGGGCGTGAGCCCGCAGCGCACCGTCGACTACGCCTACGGCTGGGGCATGAACTGGACCCCGGGCAGGAAGTGA
- a CDS encoding SRPBCC family protein: MVRRLRPVELDFTETAPVRLVFARRVTSSPEAVYRALAEDVEGWPRWFSAVSSAHPSDGGSGRLIRLRGGTRFEETILAAEAHELYAYRVDATNAPGVRALVEEWRLTPDGASGTRVRWTVAADGTAAFRLVTRLSRAGLGRAFRDAVRKLDRRIGSTHAR; encoded by the coding sequence ATGGTTCGTCGACTGCGCCCCGTGGAACTCGACTTCACCGAGACCGCTCCCGTGCGGCTGGTGTTCGCGCGGAGGGTCACGTCGTCCCCCGAGGCGGTCTACCGCGCACTGGCCGAGGACGTCGAAGGCTGGCCGCGATGGTTCTCCGCCGTCTCGTCTGCGCACCCGTCCGACGGCGGCTCCGGACGGCTGATCCGTCTCAGGGGCGGCACGCGCTTCGAGGAGACGATCCTCGCGGCCGAGGCCCACGAGCTGTACGCGTACCGCGTCGACGCGACGAACGCCCCCGGGGTACGCGCCCTCGTCGAGGAGTGGCGGCTCACACCGGACGGCGCCTCCGGTACGCGGGTGCGGTGGACCGTGGCCGCCGACGGCACGGCGGCGTTCCGCCTGGTGACGAGGTTGAGCCGGGCCGGTCTCGGCCGGGCGTTCCGCGACGCGGTACGGAAGCTGGACCGGCGGATCGGCTCGACGCACGCGCGCTGA